Proteins from one Bos taurus isolate L1 Dominette 01449 registration number 42190680 breed Hereford chromosome 7, ARS-UCD2.0, whole genome shotgun sequence genomic window:
- the SIRT6 gene encoding NAD-dependent protein deacylase sirtuin-6, producing the protein MSVNYAAGLSPYADKGKCGLPEVFDPPEELEQKVWELAQLIWQSSSVVFHTGAGISTASGIPDFRGPHGVWTMEERGLAPTFDTTFENAQPTKTHMALVQLERVGLLHFLVSQNVDGLHVRSGFPRDKLAELHGNMFIEECVKCKMQYVRDTVVGSMGLKPTGRLCTVAKSRGLRACRGELRDTILDWEDSLPDRDLTLADEASRNADLSITLGTSLQIRPSGNLPLATKRRGGRLVIVNLQPTKHDRHADLRIHGYVDEVMTRLMKHLGLEIPAWDGPHMVERALPPLPRPPAPKLEPKEEASPQLNSPVPANPKQEPTAEPCTQHNGSGPTSPKRERPDSPSPHRPPKRVKTEVVPS; encoded by the exons ATGTCGGTGAATTACGCGGCGGGGCTTTCGCCGTATGCAGACAAGGGCAAGTGCGGTCTACCCGAG GTCTTCGACCCCCCCGAGGAGTTGGAGCAGAAGGTGTGGGAGCTGGCACAGCTCATCTGGCAGTCCTCCAGTGTGGTGTTCCACACAGGCGCAGGCATCAGCACTGCCTCAGGCATCCCCGACTTCAG GGGCCCCCATGGCGTCTGGACGATGGAGGAGCGGGGCCTGGCCCCCACGTTCGACACCACCTTCGAGAACGCCCAGCCCACAAAGACCCACATGGCGCTGGTCCAGCTGGAGCGTGTGGGCCTCCTGCACTTCCTGGTCAGCCAGAACGTGGACGGACTGCACGTGCGCTCCGGCTTCCCCAG agACAAGCTGGCAGAGCTCCACGGAAACATGTTTATAGAAGAATGTGTCAAGTGTAAGAT GCAGTATGTCCGGGACACCGTGGTGGGCAGCATGGGCCTGAAACCCACGGGCCGGCTCTGCACCGTGGCCAAGTCCAGGGGGCTGCGGGCCTGCAG GGGGGAGCTGAGAGATACCAtcctggattgggaggattcCCTGCCTGACCGGGACCTCACCTTGGCCGACGAAGCCAGCAG GAATGCAGACCTGTCCATCACACTGGGCACCTCCCTGCAAATCCGGCCCAGCGGGAACCTTCCCCTCGCCACCAAGCGACGTGGAGGTCGCCTGGTCATCGTCAACCTTCAGCCCACCAAGCAC GACCGCCACGCAGACCTGCGAATCCACGGTTATGTTGATGAGGTCATGACGCGGCTCATGAAACACCTGGGCCTGGAGATCCCGGCCTGGGACGGCCCCCACATGGTGGAGAGGGCACTGCCGCCCCTGCCACGCCCACCTGCCCCCAAGCTGGAGCCCAAGGAGGAGGCCTCCCCCCAGCTCAACAGCCCAGTGCCTGCCAACCCCAAGCAGGAACCCACAGCTGAGCCCTGCACCCAGCACAATGGTTCTGGACCCACCAGCCCCAAAAGGGAGCGGCCGGACAGCCCTTCCCCTCACAGGCCTCCCAAAAGAGTGAAAACCGAGGTGGTGCCTAGCTGA
- the SIRT6 gene encoding NAD-dependent protein deacylase sirtuin-6 isoform X1 — protein sequence MQTRASAVYPRGPHGVWTMEERGLAPTFDTTFENAQPTKTHMALVQLERVGLLHFLVSQNVDGLHVRSGFPRDKLAELHGNMFIEECVKCKMQYVRDTVVGSMGLKPTGRLCTVAKSRGLRACRGELRDTILDWEDSLPDRDLTLADEASRNADLSITLGTSLQIRPSGNLPLATKRRGGRLVIVNLQPTKHDRHADLRIHGYVDEVMTRLMKHLGLEIPAWDGPHMVERALPPLPRPPAPKLEPKEEASPQLNSPVPANPKQEPTAEPCTQHNGSGPTSPKRERPDSPSPHRPPKRVKTEVVPS from the exons ATGCAGACAAGGGCAAGTGCGGTCTACCCGAG GGGCCCCCATGGCGTCTGGACGATGGAGGAGCGGGGCCTGGCCCCCACGTTCGACACCACCTTCGAGAACGCCCAGCCCACAAAGACCCACATGGCGCTGGTCCAGCTGGAGCGTGTGGGCCTCCTGCACTTCCTGGTCAGCCAGAACGTGGACGGACTGCACGTGCGCTCCGGCTTCCCCAG agACAAGCTGGCAGAGCTCCACGGAAACATGTTTATAGAAGAATGTGTCAAGTGTAAGAT GCAGTATGTCCGGGACACCGTGGTGGGCAGCATGGGCCTGAAACCCACGGGCCGGCTCTGCACCGTGGCCAAGTCCAGGGGGCTGCGGGCCTGCAG GGGGGAGCTGAGAGATACCAtcctggattgggaggattcCCTGCCTGACCGGGACCTCACCTTGGCCGACGAAGCCAGCAG GAATGCAGACCTGTCCATCACACTGGGCACCTCCCTGCAAATCCGGCCCAGCGGGAACCTTCCCCTCGCCACCAAGCGACGTGGAGGTCGCCTGGTCATCGTCAACCTTCAGCCCACCAAGCAC GACCGCCACGCAGACCTGCGAATCCACGGTTATGTTGATGAGGTCATGACGCGGCTCATGAAACACCTGGGCCTGGAGATCCCGGCCTGGGACGGCCCCCACATGGTGGAGAGGGCACTGCCGCCCCTGCCACGCCCACCTGCCCCCAAGCTGGAGCCCAAGGAGGAGGCCTCCCCCCAGCTCAACAGCCCAGTGCCTGCCAACCCCAAGCAGGAACCCACAGCTGAGCCCTGCACCCAGCACAATGGTTCTGGACCCACCAGCCCCAAAAGGGAGCGGCCGGACAGCCCTTCCCCTCACAGGCCTCCCAAAAGAGTGAAAACCGAGGTGGTGCCTAGCTGA
- the CREB3L3 gene encoding cyclic AMP-responsive element-binding protein 3-like protein 3, producing the protein MDGDLAIGKMASSTSPMGPIDSLELLDLLFDRQDGVLRHVELGEDWGHGEDQVLPGADSDDFLNSILGSGDSDSPTWSPAASDSGISEDLPSDTQDTPPHGGVPATPAGCHSVESGKGPCPSYHPGPTCPARHLGPVAPRLETSVAIDLEMWSPGVYAEEQTDLADSPSRYNLTVKDLLLSSSSGDLQQHHLAAPHLLRPGTGHCQELVLTEDEKKLLAKEGITLPTQLPLTKYEERMLKKIRRKIRNKQSAQESRKKKKEYIDGLETRMSACTAQNQELQRKVLHLEKQNLSLLEQLKKLQAIVVQSTSKSAQTGTCIAVLLFSFALIVLPSISPFASNRAESPGDFAPVRVFSRTLHNDAASRVAPDTAPGSEAPGPGPNTGALQERSPGSPPGEWESQDTRALDNSTEDLDNSTLVQGNSVKELDQATLLDCAPPEPAVSPGHVGLEAAGGEL; encoded by the exons CCCTATCGACAGCCTGGAACTCCTGGATCTACTGTTTGACCGGCAGGACGGCGTCCTGAGACACGTAGAGCTGGGAGAGGACTGGGGCCATGGGGAGGACCAG GTCCTGCCAGGTGCGGACTCTGATGACTTCCTCAACTCCATCCTGGGTTCTGGAGATTCAGATTCCCCAACCTGGTCCCCCGCGGCCAGTGACAGTGGCATCTCAGAAGATCTGCCCTCTGACACCCAGGACACACCTCCACACGGTGGGGTGCCTGCCACCCCTGCCGGCTGCCATAGTGTGGAGTCTGGCAAGGGGCCCtgcccctcctaccatcctgGCCCCACCTGCCCTGCCAGGCACCTCGGGCCAGTGGCCCCAAGGCTTGAGACTTCTGTTGCCATAGACCTGG AAATGTGGAGCCCAGGCGTCTATGCTGAGGAGCAGACCGACCTGGCTGACTCGCCCTCACGCTACAACCTCACAGTCAAGGACCTCCTCCTCTCCAGCAGCAGCGGGGACCTG CAGCAACATCACCTGGCAGCCCCCCACCTGTTGCGACCTGGGACTGGGCACTGCCAGGAGCTGGTGCTGACGGAGGATGAGAAGAAGCTACTAGCCAAAGAAGGCATCACTCTGCCCACTCAGCTGCCCCTTACCAAG TATGAGGAGCGAATGCTGAAAAAGATCCGCCGGAAAATCCGAAACAAACAGTCAGCTCAAGAAAGCcggaaaaagaagaaggaatacATTGATGGCCTGGAGACTCG GATGTCAGCTTGTACCGCCCAGAATCAGGAACTTCAGAGGAAGGTCTTGCATCTCGAAAAGCAGAACCT GTCTCTCTTGGAACAGCTGAAGAAACTCCAGGCCATTGTGGTCCAGTCTACCAGCAAATCGGCACAGACGGGCACTTGCATAGCA GTCCTGCTCTTCTCCTTCGCCCTCATCGTCCTCCCCTCCATCAGCCCTTTCGCCTCCAACAGAGCCGAGAGCCCCGGAGACTTCGCACCTGTGCGAG TTTTCTCCAGAACTCTACACAACGACGCGGCATCCCGGGTGGCTCCCGACACTGCACCAGGCTCTGAGGCCCCCGGACCCGGGCCCAACACTGGTGCACTTCAGGAAAGGTCTCCAGGCAGCCCTCCGGGGGAATGGGAATCCCAGGACACACGTGCTCTGGACAACTCGACAGAGGATCTGGACAACTCAACTCTGGTCCAGGGCAACTCTGTGAAGGAACTGGACCAGGCCACCCTACTGGACTGTGCCCCACCTGAGCCAGCAGTCAGCCCGGGCCACGTGGGGCTGGAGGCAGCAGGGGGGGAGCTGTGA
- the CREB3L3 gene encoding cyclic AMP-responsive element-binding protein 3-like protein 3 isoform X1, which yields MDGDLAIGKMASSTSPMGPIDSLELLDLLFDRQDGVLRHVELGEDWGHGEDQVLPGADSDDFLNSILGSGDSDSPTWSPAASDSGISEDLPSDTQDTPPHGGVPATPAGCHSVESGKGPCPSYHPGPTCPARHLGPVAPRLETSVAIDLEMWSPGVYAEEQTDLADSPSRYNLTVKDLLLSSSSGDLQHHLAAPHLLRPGTGHCQELVLTEDEKKLLAKEGITLPTQLPLTKYEERMLKKIRRKIRNKQSAQESRKKKKEYIDGLETRMSACTAQNQELQRKVLHLEKQNLSLLEQLKKLQAIVVQSTSKSAQTGTCIAVLLFSFALIVLPSISPFASNRAESPGDFAPVRVFSRTLHNDAASRVAPDTAPGSEAPGPGPNTGALQERSPGSPPGEWESQDTRALDNSTEDLDNSTLVQGNSVKELDQATLLDCAPPEPAVSPGHVGLEAAGGEL from the exons CCCTATCGACAGCCTGGAACTCCTGGATCTACTGTTTGACCGGCAGGACGGCGTCCTGAGACACGTAGAGCTGGGAGAGGACTGGGGCCATGGGGAGGACCAG GTCCTGCCAGGTGCGGACTCTGATGACTTCCTCAACTCCATCCTGGGTTCTGGAGATTCAGATTCCCCAACCTGGTCCCCCGCGGCCAGTGACAGTGGCATCTCAGAAGATCTGCCCTCTGACACCCAGGACACACCTCCACACGGTGGGGTGCCTGCCACCCCTGCCGGCTGCCATAGTGTGGAGTCTGGCAAGGGGCCCtgcccctcctaccatcctgGCCCCACCTGCCCTGCCAGGCACCTCGGGCCAGTGGCCCCAAGGCTTGAGACTTCTGTTGCCATAGACCTGG AAATGTGGAGCCCAGGCGTCTATGCTGAGGAGCAGACCGACCTGGCTGACTCGCCCTCACGCTACAACCTCACAGTCAAGGACCTCCTCCTCTCCAGCAGCAGCGGGGACCTG CAACATCACCTGGCAGCCCCCCACCTGTTGCGACCTGGGACTGGGCACTGCCAGGAGCTGGTGCTGACGGAGGATGAGAAGAAGCTACTAGCCAAAGAAGGCATCACTCTGCCCACTCAGCTGCCCCTTACCAAG TATGAGGAGCGAATGCTGAAAAAGATCCGCCGGAAAATCCGAAACAAACAGTCAGCTCAAGAAAGCcggaaaaagaagaaggaatacATTGATGGCCTGGAGACTCG GATGTCAGCTTGTACCGCCCAGAATCAGGAACTTCAGAGGAAGGTCTTGCATCTCGAAAAGCAGAACCT GTCTCTCTTGGAACAGCTGAAGAAACTCCAGGCCATTGTGGTCCAGTCTACCAGCAAATCGGCACAGACGGGCACTTGCATAGCA GTCCTGCTCTTCTCCTTCGCCCTCATCGTCCTCCCCTCCATCAGCCCTTTCGCCTCCAACAGAGCCGAGAGCCCCGGAGACTTCGCACCTGTGCGAG TTTTCTCCAGAACTCTACACAACGACGCGGCATCCCGGGTGGCTCCCGACACTGCACCAGGCTCTGAGGCCCCCGGACCCGGGCCCAACACTGGTGCACTTCAGGAAAGGTCTCCAGGCAGCCCTCCGGGGGAATGGGAATCCCAGGACACACGTGCTCTGGACAACTCGACAGAGGATCTGGACAACTCAACTCTGGTCCAGGGCAACTCTGTGAAGGAACTGGACCAGGCCACCCTACTGGACTGTGCCCCACCTGAGCCAGCAGTCAGCCCGGGCCACGTGGGGCTGGAGGCAGCAGGGGGGGAGCTGTGA